The sequence tttactaattatttttctgatAGGTTGTTGGTAACAATTTCGACAAGGGCAATAGATCTGGTGATAGATTAACGGGGAATGTTCGTGTTAGGCTCTACGGGAGCTATAAATAGTCGGTGCTTTTTCCCATATTAAGTGTTTGCTGTGCTTACTGGcaaatctatatataaagaCTAACTTGTCTTGTATTTCCATTTGTAGCATGTCTGTGGATCCTTTTAAATGGCATTTTGAGTTTCAGATTGTAAGTACTGATATAGAACTCTTTCTTATTGTATTTTATGTATACTGTATGTAGTTTCAACagcttttatttatctacctcTTTTTCTCTGTATCCTTGAATCCTTAGATTCTCAAGCAGAACAATGGCTGTTATCAAGAAATATTTAGGAAATCTTTGGAGCAGGTAACCTTTTTTGACCTTTCATTTGAATCTACTCGTAAGAAGATGTCATGGAAGCTACCCCTTTAGCAAACAGACAATACATTCTAGTAATTTTGGTTTGTTCAATTGCTTGGATATGGCTATAGGACCAATCTGGGTCAAAATCTGGTCAAGTAAAAAGGAAAGTATCCAAGTCTAAAGGTTAGCTATATTTCTtcccatttttcttttcacatggtattttctctaatttttttcctCTTGCCGCATAGTGCTATATATTGTATACATGGAAAAATAAGGCACAAATCCTCATCACATCTTCTCTTTATGCATAGCTAGAGAGCAAGGTCTTATGTCACGATGCCAATGGATATTACTGAATTGAGCTTGATTATTGTATCCAATCCCAACTAGTTTGGAAGTAGGTGGATCTCCTAAGAACCTggctattttaaatttgttgtCAAAAAGgtttaaaataattgcttaTTTATGGTTGCATTTGGAGAGATTGAGGTTTTAAATGTTATGCTTCAATGTTGGATACTTATTGAACTCAACTTCGCCtctatattttatagtttactgtatgtattattttctaacattCAGATAGTTTTGAAGATGTTCTTTCATCACCGCATAATCAAATCCACATGTCATCCTTGGACTACTTTTTCagcttcttttttcttcaaattggatattcttattcatatGCACCGGTGCATCTAGGCAGCCCTGACAGCTTCCGGCCCGGAAATATAACCAGTTTCGGTCCTGAAGTGGGGGAAGGGGCCTGGTTCCGGTCCTAGTTCAACCCATTGGAGACAGGACTGGAA is a genomic window of Ricinus communis isolate WT05 ecotype wild-type chromosome 2, ASM1957865v1, whole genome shotgun sequence containing:
- the LOC8268410 gene encoding histone H3-lysine(4) N-trimethyltransferase ATX1 isoform X3 is translated as MDHYQLKGKAMEGKICTSSQTHDNHDDDVKEVAAENLDKEPSIGDVIWIKLPRSLWWPAVVVGNNFDKGNRSGDRLTGNVRVRLYGSYKYMSVDPFKWHFEFQIILKQNNGCYQEIFRKSLEQDQSGSKSGQVKRKVSKSKDSFEDVLSSPHNQIHMSSLDYFFSFFFLQIGYSYSYAPVHLGSPDSFRPGNITSFGPEVGEGAWFRS
- the LOC8268410 gene encoding histone H3-lysine(4) N-trimethyltransferase ATX1 isoform X4, with the translated sequence MDHYQLKGKAMEGKICTSSQTHDNHDDDVKEVAAENLDKEPSIGDVIWIKLPRSLWWPAVVVGNNFDKGNRSGDRLTGNVRVRLYGSYKYMSVDPFKWHFEFQIILKQNNGCYQEIFRKSLEQDQSGSKSGQVKRKVSKSKG